In one window of Armatimonadota bacterium DNA:
- a CDS encoding CoA activase yields MTTPSSRSDQLDLGIDLGSVSVKAVLIDDKDGIVEHHYIRHRGQPVRATRGVLADMLERFPAERIRRVAVTGAGGKLLAELLDAYCVNEVVAQAAAAAVLHPDARTIIEIGGEDSKLVFLQPGDDGKPAIADFAMNTICAAGTGSFLDQQAHRLGLSIEEFGELALRSEHPPRLAGRCSVFAKSDMIHLQQKATPSHDIVAGLSFAMARNFKSTVSSARTLDPPVYFHGGVAANPGIVRAFHDVLELSDDELRVPEHFAVMGAIGAVHAARGDGAPANGFAGFARMDTFLAGEGERPQTAALDPLRPALDMVRYEQAEMAPAPGPGERIPAYLGVDVGSISTNLVVLDTNKRVIAKRYLMTAGAPIEAVRRGLREIGAEVGDRVEIRGVCTTGSGRYLTGDFVGADIVKNEITAQARGAIEIDPRVDTIFEIGGQDSKFISLDNTAIVDFEMNKVCAAGTGSFLEEQAEKLGIKIEEQFGDMALSATAPPNLGERCTVFMESELVRHQQTGTPTEDLVAGLSYSIVYNYLNRVVAGKRVGNRIFFQGGVAANRAVAAAFAKVTGKSITVPAHYEVTGAIGCALLAMENDTGTGSRFRGFDLSERKYEITSFECKDCPNRCEVNRVTVEREQPRFYGSRCEKYDVERRVGKGEGLPDLFAERTEFLLNAYTPSEELPEDAPRVGIPRSLLFHEVFPLWHAFFTELGCRVVLSDPTTKRIIHRGVEGSIVETCFPMKVALGHVLDLLDKGVDYLFLPSVINLPREEEEMTDSFVCPYVQSFPYTVRSAVDLEAAGVKVLQPATYMYLGPEHIYRVLGGMASTYLGKDRQTIAGALNAGLIAWDKFQQSCRERGEEVLASLDDHQKAVVVISRSYNGCDPGANLELPRKLRDLGILPIPMDFLPLDSVRLAEDWPNMYWRYGQKILAAAEIVADDPRLTSLYITNFGCGPDSFITKYFRKRMGDKPYLQIEVDEHSADAGMITRCEAFLDSLAASDGREIANGHRLRWFTIAPGSKRTVLLPYMADHAYGLAAAFEASGMPAEVLPESDQETLSWGRQYTSGKECYPCIITTGDMVKRAMQPDFDRDKYAFFMGGSGGPCRFGQYSALQRMVLDEIGFEDVPMYAPNQASSFWNDLGMIGRKFLRVGWQAIVAIDVLSKALWETRPYEVEPGATERVYRQHLDAVCDAIRNDQPLDPVMREARRAFDKIRVDRSEPRPVIGVVGEIFVRAHRFSNNYVADEIQALGGEVWMAPVYEWFLYRNFRRSMRSWLDNDLKLWTKNLLMDWVMRRDEHRLVSPFHGYLRNAEEPPTREVLGLSGPYLHRTFEGEAILTVGKAIDFVRKGAAGVVSTMPFTCMPGTIAHAIIKRVKEEEGGFPFLNMVYDGTEQASEDTRIEAFMHQAREYARRKGAPKGRRH; encoded by the coding sequence GTGACCACCCCTTCGTCTCGTTCAGACCAACTCGACTTGGGCATAGACCTTGGCTCGGTAAGTGTCAAAGCTGTTCTCATTGATGACAAGGACGGCATCGTCGAACATCATTATATCCGACACCGCGGCCAGCCCGTGCGAGCGACGCGCGGCGTGCTCGCGGACATGCTTGAGCGCTTCCCGGCGGAGCGCATCCGCCGCGTCGCTGTCACCGGGGCCGGCGGCAAGCTGCTCGCGGAGCTGCTCGACGCCTACTGCGTAAACGAAGTCGTCGCGCAGGCGGCGGCCGCGGCGGTGCTGCATCCCGACGCGCGCACCATCATTGAGATCGGGGGCGAGGATTCCAAGCTCGTCTTTCTCCAGCCCGGCGACGACGGCAAGCCCGCCATCGCCGACTTTGCCATGAACACCATCTGCGCCGCGGGCACCGGCTCGTTCCTCGACCAGCAGGCGCATCGCCTCGGCCTCAGCATCGAGGAGTTCGGCGAGCTCGCCCTGCGTTCCGAGCATCCCCCGCGCCTCGCCGGCCGCTGCAGCGTGTTCGCGAAATCCGACATGATTCACCTCCAGCAGAAGGCGACCCCGTCCCATGACATCGTCGCTGGCCTCTCCTTCGCCATGGCGCGCAACTTCAAGAGCACCGTCAGTTCCGCGCGGACGCTCGACCCCCCCGTGTACTTCCACGGCGGCGTCGCCGCCAACCCGGGCATCGTTCGCGCGTTCCACGACGTGCTCGAGCTAAGCGACGACGAGTTGCGCGTGCCCGAGCACTTCGCGGTCATGGGCGCCATCGGCGCGGTGCACGCCGCGCGCGGCGACGGCGCGCCGGCGAATGGCTTTGCCGGGTTCGCGCGGATGGATACGTTCCTGGCGGGGGAGGGCGAACGGCCGCAGACGGCGGCCCTCGACCCGCTGCGACCGGCACTCGACATGGTGCGCTACGAGCAGGCGGAGATGGCGCCCGCGCCCGGCCCCGGGGAGCGCATACCGGCCTATCTCGGCGTAGACGTCGGCTCGATCAGCACCAACCTCGTCGTCCTCGACACTAACAAGCGCGTGATCGCAAAGCGCTACCTCATGACCGCGGGCGCGCCCATCGAGGCGGTGCGCCGGGGCCTGCGCGAGATCGGCGCCGAGGTCGGCGACCGCGTCGAAATTCGTGGCGTCTGCACCACCGGCTCGGGGCGGTACCTCACCGGCGACTTCGTCGGCGCGGACATCGTGAAGAACGAGATCACCGCCCAGGCCAGGGGCGCCATCGAAATCGATCCCCGCGTTGACACGATCTTCGAGATCGGCGGACAGGACTCCAAGTTCATCTCCCTCGACAACACCGCCATCGTTGACTTCGAAATGAACAAGGTCTGCGCGGCGGGCACGGGATCCTTCCTCGAGGAACAGGCGGAGAAGCTCGGCATCAAGATCGAGGAGCAGTTCGGCGACATGGCCCTCTCCGCGACGGCGCCCCCCAACCTCGGCGAGCGCTGCACCGTGTTCATGGAATCGGAACTCGTGCGCCACCAGCAGACCGGCACGCCGACCGAGGATCTCGTCGCGGGACTGAGCTACTCCATCGTCTACAACTACCTCAACCGCGTCGTGGCGGGCAAGCGCGTCGGGAATCGCATCTTCTTCCAGGGCGGGGTCGCGGCCAACCGCGCGGTGGCCGCAGCGTTCGCCAAGGTCACGGGCAAGTCGATCACGGTTCCGGCGCATTACGAGGTCACCGGCGCCATCGGCTGCGCGTTGCTCGCGATGGAGAACGACACCGGCACGGGCAGCAGGTTCAGGGGTTTCGACCTCTCCGAACGCAAGTACGAGATCACGTCGTTCGAGTGCAAGGACTGCCCCAACCGCTGCGAAGTGAACCGCGTGACCGTCGAGCGCGAGCAGCCGCGCTTCTACGGCAGCCGGTGCGAGAAGTACGACGTCGAGCGCCGCGTGGGCAAGGGCGAGGGTCTGCCCGATCTGTTCGCTGAACGGACGGAGTTCCTGCTCAACGCCTACACTCCGAGCGAGGAACTGCCTGAGGACGCGCCGCGCGTGGGCATCCCGCGCAGCCTGTTGTTCCACGAGGTGTTCCCGCTGTGGCACGCTTTCTTCACCGAATTGGGATGCCGCGTCGTTCTGTCGGACCCCACGACCAAGCGCATCATCCACCGCGGCGTCGAGGGCTCGATCGTCGAGACCTGCTTCCCCATGAAGGTCGCGCTCGGCCACGTCCTCGACCTGCTCGACAAGGGCGTGGATTACCTCTTCCTACCCAGCGTCATCAACCTCCCGCGCGAAGAGGAGGAGATGACGGATTCGTTCGTCTGCCCGTACGTGCAGAGCTTCCCGTACACCGTGCGCTCCGCGGTTGATCTCGAAGCGGCGGGCGTGAAGGTCTTGCAGCCTGCGACGTACATGTACCTCGGCCCGGAGCACATCTACCGTGTCCTCGGCGGGATGGCTTCGACGTATCTCGGCAAGGACCGCCAGACCATCGCCGGCGCGCTCAACGCCGGCCTTATCGCCTGGGACAAATTCCAGCAGTCCTGCCGGGAGCGCGGGGAGGAAGTGCTCGCGTCGCTCGACGACCACCAGAAAGCGGTCGTCGTCATCAGCCGCTCCTACAACGGCTGCGACCCGGGCGCCAACCTCGAACTCCCGCGCAAGCTGCGCGATCTCGGCATCCTGCCCATTCCCATGGACTTCCTGCCGCTGGATTCGGTGAGGCTCGCCGAGGACTGGCCCAACATGTACTGGCGCTACGGGCAGAAGATCCTGGCCGCCGCGGAAATCGTCGCCGACGACCCGCGCCTGACGTCGCTCTACATCACGAACTTCGGCTGCGGCCCGGATTCGTTCATCACGAAGTACTTCCGCAAGCGCATGGGCGACAAGCCGTATCTCCAGATCGAGGTGGACGAGCACAGCGCAGACGCGGGCATGATCACCCGCTGCGAGGCATTCCTCGACAGCCTCGCCGCGTCCGACGGCCGCGAGATCGCCAACGGCCACCGGTTGCGCTGGTTCACGATCGCGCCCGGCTCCAAGCGCACCGTGCTCCTTCCGTACATGGCGGATCACGCATACGGCCTCGCCGCGGCCTTCGAGGCGAGCGGGATGCCCGCCGAGGTGCTGCCGGAGAGCGACCAGGAGACGCTCTCTTGGGGGCGGCAGTACACGTCAGGCAAGGAGTGTTACCCCTGCATCATCACCACCGGCGACATGGTCAAGCGCGCCATGCAGCCCGACTTCGACCGCGACAAGTACGCGTTCTTCATGGGGGGCTCGGGCGGCCCGTGCCGCTTCGGGCAGTACAGCGCCTTGCAGCGCATGGTGCTCGACGAGATCGGGTTCGAAGACGTGCCCATGTACGCGCCCAACCAGGCGTCGAGCTTCTGGAATGACCTCGGCATGATCGGGCGCAAGTTCCTGCGCGTCGGCTGGCAGGCCATCGTCGCGATTGACGTGCTGTCCAAGGCGCTGTGGGAGACCCGCCCGTACGAGGTCGAGCCGGGCGCCACGGAACGCGTTTATCGCCAGCATCTCGACGCCGTGTGCGACGCGATCCGGAACGACCAGCCGCTCGACCCGGTGATGCGCGAGGCGCGCCGCGCGTTCGACAAGATTAGAGTTGACCGCTCCGAGCCCCGCCCGGTGATCGGCGTCGTCGGCGAGATCTTCGTCCGCGCGCACCGCTTCAGCAACAACTACGTCGCTGATGAGATCCAGGCCCTCGGCGGCGAGGTGTGGATGGCGCCGGTGTACGAGTGGTTCTTGTACCGCAACTTCCGCCGCTCGATGCGCAGTTGGCTCGACAACGACCTCAAGCTGTGGACCAAGAACCTGCTCATGGACTGGGTCATGCGCCGCGACGAGCACCGGCTGGTGAGCCCGTTCCACGGCTACCTGCGCAATGCGGAAGAGCCGCCGACGCGCGAGGTGCTCGGCCTCAGCGGGCCGTATCTCCACCGCACCTTCGAGGGCGAGGCGATTCTCACCGTCGGCAAGGCGATAGACTTCGTGCGCAAGGGCGCCGCGGGGGTCGTCAGCACCATGCCGTTCACCTGCATGCCGGGGACGATCGCCCACGCCATCATCAAGCGCGTCAAGGAGGAGGAGGGCGGCTTCCCCTTCCTCAACATGGTGTACGACGGCACCGAGCAGGCAAGCGAGGACACGCGCATCGAGGCCTTCATGCACCAGGCGCGCGAATACGCGCGGAGGAAGGGAGCGCCGAAGGGCAGGCGCCACTGA
- a CDS encoding 1-deoxy-D-xylulose-5-phosphate synthase translates to MSILDTISGPADLKRLSNAELKELAQDIRDRLIEVVSRRGGHLAANLGVVELSVALHYVLDSPRDKIIWDVGHQCYTHKLLTGRAEALATLRELGGMSGFPRRAESEHDCFDTGHGSTSISVALGCAAARDLASEEHAVVAVIGDGAMTGGMSFEAMNHAGHLGKDLMIVLNDNEMSISRNVGALAHYLSRVRADPHYLRAKDNFEAAVQRLPLGGAMLDAVDKLKASVKHLLVPGMLFEELGFTYLGPIDGHDVDALVETLSHARSIKGPVLVHVITTKGKGYDPAERDARRFHRIAPFDIDSGEPALPAGDSSFTSVFGATLVRLAQDDKRIVAVTAAMPDGTGLVPFCQRFPDRFFDVGMAEGHAVTFAAGLASAGLRPVVAVYSTFLQRAYDQALHDVCLQRLPVVLAVDRAGLVGEDGPTHHGVFDLSYLRHLPNLTVMAPRDGEQLAAMLRTALAGDGPAVIRYPRAAAHFPDQLPPAIPVGVGEVLREGAEVALLAVGSMVAPALDAAVLLESQGVSAAVVDARFVKPLDEKLILDLAARCGGLITIEENALQGGFGSAVLELLQAHDVVVPMRRLGLPDRFIEHGPRAALLEINDLTPAGIAAAAADLAHHPQRYHPAPS, encoded by the coding sequence ATGTCAATTCTCGATACGATATCCGGCCCCGCCGACCTCAAGCGGCTGTCAAACGCCGAGTTGAAGGAGTTGGCGCAGGACATCCGCGACCGCCTGATCGAGGTCGTGTCGCGCCGCGGCGGGCATCTGGCGGCGAATCTCGGCGTGGTCGAGCTGTCCGTCGCGCTGCACTATGTCCTCGATAGCCCGCGCGACAAGATCATCTGGGATGTCGGCCATCAGTGTTACACTCATAAGCTGCTCACCGGGCGTGCCGAGGCCCTGGCGACGCTGCGAGAGCTCGGGGGGATGTCGGGCTTTCCGCGCCGCGCCGAAAGCGAGCACGACTGCTTCGACACCGGGCACGGCAGCACTTCGATTTCGGTCGCTCTCGGGTGTGCCGCCGCGCGGGATCTGGCGAGTGAAGAACACGCCGTCGTCGCAGTGATCGGCGACGGTGCAATGACCGGCGGCATGTCCTTCGAGGCCATGAACCATGCGGGCCACTTGGGCAAGGATCTCATGATCGTGCTCAACGATAACGAGATGTCCATCTCGCGCAACGTCGGCGCGCTGGCTCATTACCTCAGCCGCGTGCGCGCGGACCCGCACTACCTGCGCGCCAAGGACAACTTCGAGGCCGCCGTCCAGCGGCTCCCCCTCGGCGGGGCGATGCTCGACGCGGTCGACAAGCTCAAGGCCAGCGTCAAGCACCTGCTCGTGCCCGGCATGCTGTTCGAGGAACTCGGCTTCACCTACCTTGGCCCGATTGACGGGCACGATGTTGACGCCCTCGTGGAAACGCTCAGTCACGCGCGCAGCATCAAAGGCCCGGTGCTGGTTCACGTCATCACGACCAAAGGCAAGGGCTACGATCCCGCCGAGCGCGACGCGCGCCGCTTCCACCGCATCGCGCCGTTCGATATTGACTCCGGCGAGCCGGCACTGCCGGCGGGCGACTCGTCGTTCACCTCCGTTTTCGGCGCGACGTTAGTGCGGCTCGCGCAGGATGACAAACGCATCGTCGCCGTCACCGCCGCTATGCCCGACGGAACGGGCCTCGTGCCCTTCTGCCAGAGATTTCCGGACCGGTTCTTCGACGTGGGGATGGCCGAAGGGCACGCGGTTACGTTTGCGGCGGGCCTCGCCTCGGCGGGTCTGCGTCCGGTAGTCGCGGTGTACTCGACGTTCCTCCAGCGCGCCTACGACCAGGCGCTGCACGACGTGTGCCTTCAGCGCCTACCGGTGGTGCTTGCGGTTGATCGCGCGGGGCTTGTGGGCGAGGATGGCCCCACGCACCACGGGGTTTTCGACCTCTCATACCTGCGGCATCTCCCGAACCTGACCGTGATGGCCCCGCGCGACGGCGAGCAGCTTGCCGCGATGTTGCGCACCGCGCTCGCCGGCGACGGGCCGGCGGTCATACGCTACCCGCGCGCCGCGGCGCACTTTCCGGATCAGCTTCCGCCGGCCATTCCCGTCGGCGTCGGCGAGGTCTTGCGCGAGGGTGCGGAGGTTGCGCTGCTCGCCGTGGGCAGCATGGTGGCGCCCGCGCTCGACGCAGCGGTCCTGCTGGAGAGCCAGGGCGTGTCCGCCGCCGTGGTGGACGCGCGCTTCGTCAAGCCGCTGGACGAGAAACTCATCCTCGATCTCGCCGCCCGCTGCGGCGGGCTGATCACAATCGAGGAGAATGCGCTTCAGGGCGGGTTCGGCAGCGCCGTGCTCGAGCTGCTGCAAGCGCACGACGTCGTCGTGCCGATGCGTCGTCTCGGCCTGCCCGACCGCTTCATCGAGCATGGTCCGCGGGCGGCGCTCCTCGAAATCAACGATCTCACCCCGGCCGGCATCGCCGCGGCCGCCGCCGACCTCGCCCACCATCCGCAGCGCTACCACCCCGCCCCGAGCTAG
- the xseB gene encoding exodeoxyribonuclease VII small subunit has protein sequence MVRGGQGRPARAGRERDTEVNVKKKGSPTGKGASSKAALKAGGESAAAQSFEQALERLEKIVERLESGEETLDDSLRLHEEAMGLWRFCEERLRVAQGRIEELAGELEPPGDDEPGDPE, from the coding sequence ATGGTGCGAGGTGGACAGGGTCGTCCCGCGCGAGCCGGAAGAGAACGTGACACAGAGGTAAACGTGAAGAAGAAAGGGAGTCCAACGGGCAAAGGCGCTTCGAGCAAGGCAGCCCTCAAGGCCGGCGGGGAGAGCGCTGCCGCCCAGTCCTTCGAGCAGGCTCTAGAGCGTCTGGAGAAGATCGTCGAGCGCCTCGAGAGCGGGGAGGAAACGCTGGACGATTCGCTGCGCCTGCACGAGGAGGCGATGGGCCTGTGGCGGTTCTGCGAAGAGCGGCTGCGGGTCGCTCAGGGGCGCATCGAGGAGCTTGCCGGGGAACTCGAGCCGCCGGGAGACGACGAGCCGGGCGATCCCGAGTGA
- the xseA gene encoding exodeoxyribonuclease VII large subunit has product MNERPAAPADRFIFSVRQLTRYVRALLERDEGLRDVWVRGEVSNCVRHTSGHVYFTLKDEASQIRCVAFREYAERMSCVPENGARILAHGSITVYERAGQYQLYVTEAVADGVGSLHLLFEQLKEKLRAEGLFDAARKRPIPSFPRRIAVVTSADGAVFHDFSVIAKRRWPGVAVTLVPAAVSGAGAAPSIVRALAEAAEVPDAEVIVLARGGGSLEELWAFNEEPVARAIAGSPVPVVSAVGHETDFTIADFVADLRAPTPSAAAEVLTPDAAAMCAHAVRLRERARNAVVRLLERHRRELSLLRGRRVLGVPAALLAEPRQRTDEALRRIRVAARQEVERRQARITALGERCRALDPLAVLSRGYCVMRLSPEGTVVRAVGQLSTGDETEVILHDGSAWCEVDRVVPREPEENVTQR; this is encoded by the coding sequence ATGAACGAGCGCCCCGCCGCTCCCGCCGATCGCTTCATCTTCAGCGTCCGGCAGCTGACCCGGTACGTTCGCGCGTTGCTGGAGCGCGACGAAGGGCTGCGCGACGTGTGGGTGCGGGGGGAAGTCAGCAACTGCGTGCGGCATACCTCCGGCCACGTGTACTTCACCCTGAAGGACGAGGCGAGCCAGATCCGCTGCGTGGCGTTTCGCGAGTACGCCGAGCGCATGTCGTGCGTGCCGGAGAATGGCGCGCGCATTCTCGCCCACGGTAGCATCACGGTTTACGAGCGCGCCGGTCAGTATCAGCTCTACGTCACCGAAGCGGTGGCCGACGGGGTCGGCTCCCTGCACTTGCTGTTCGAGCAGTTGAAGGAGAAGCTGCGCGCCGAGGGACTGTTCGACGCCGCGCGCAAGCGGCCGATCCCGTCTTTCCCGCGGCGCATTGCGGTCGTCACCTCGGCCGACGGCGCGGTGTTCCACGATTTCTCAGTCATCGCCAAGCGGCGCTGGCCGGGGGTGGCGGTGACTCTGGTGCCGGCGGCGGTTTCCGGAGCGGGCGCGGCTCCGTCCATCGTTCGCGCCCTGGCCGAGGCGGCGGAAGTCCCCGACGCGGAGGTCATCGTGCTCGCGCGCGGCGGCGGCTCATTGGAGGAACTGTGGGCGTTCAACGAAGAGCCGGTGGCACGCGCGATTGCGGGCTCGCCGGTGCCGGTGGTGAGCGCGGTGGGGCACGAGACGGACTTCACCATTGCCGATTTCGTCGCCGACCTGCGCGCGCCGACGCCGTCGGCAGCGGCGGAAGTGCTGACGCCAGACGCGGCGGCGATGTGCGCTCATGCCGTGCGGCTGCGCGAGCGCGCGCGGAACGCGGTCGTGCGCCTGCTCGAGCGTCATCGTCGGGAGCTGAGTCTGCTGCGCGGGCGGCGGGTTCTCGGCGTTCCCGCGGCGCTGCTCGCGGAGCCGCGGCAGCGCACCGATGAGGCGCTGCGCCGGATCCGCGTCGCCGCCCGACAGGAAGTCGAGCGACGCCAGGCGCGCATTACGGCGCTGGGCGAACGGTGCCGCGCCCTCGACCCGCTGGCAGTGCTCAGCCGCGGCTATTGCGTGATGCGCCTGTCGCCGGAGGGAACGGTGGTGCGTGCCGTCGGCCAGCTTTCCACCGGCGACGAGACCGAGGTGATCCTCCACGACGGCTCCGCATGGTGCGAGGTGGACAGGGTCGTCCCGCGCGAGCCGGAAGAGAACGTGACACAGAGGTAA
- the nusB gene encoding transcription antitermination factor NusB: MSKRRAAREQALKWLYQIDVGKTPVDQAIVEAYGRLDEAGVEFARELVRGVVAHVTEIDELIARYAKDWSLDRMAAVDRNVLRLAMFEILHLPDIPHGVSADEAVELAKKYSTAESSKFVNGVLGSLLRDLGERQAEPQPQPENDR, translated from the coding sequence ATGAGCAAGCGACGCGCGGCTCGCGAGCAGGCACTCAAGTGGCTTTACCAGATCGACGTCGGCAAGACCCCCGTGGACCAAGCGATTGTCGAGGCCTATGGGCGGCTGGACGAGGCAGGCGTCGAGTTCGCCCGCGAATTGGTGCGCGGTGTGGTCGCCCATGTCACGGAGATCGATGAGCTGATCGCGCGTTACGCGAAGGACTGGAGCCTCGACCGCATGGCCGCCGTGGATCGCAATGTCCTGCGCCTCGCCATGTTCGAAATCCTGCACTTGCCCGACATACCGCACGGGGTTTCCGCAGATGAGGCCGTGGAGCTGGCCAAGAAGTACAGCACCGCCGAGTCAAGCAAGTTCGTCAACGGCGTGCTCGGCAGCCTGCTGCGCGACCTCGGCGAGCGTCAGGCCGAGCCCCAGCCCCAGCCGGAGAACGACCGATGA